The Deltaproteobacteria bacterium genome window below encodes:
- a CDS encoding J domain-containing protein, whose amino-acid sequence MAEPDYYAVLGVDATANADDIKKAFRRLTLEFHPDRHAGDPLAEDRYRQINAAYDTLSDPALRAKYDAQRRFGQLDLSKGFDGQSARDLLGNVFGDVFGNRRAQRRKGRDLRYTLSVDLAEAVLGTTQAIGFEAPGVCTTCSGSGTKAGGRPAQTCPNCGGRGEVKGEGLFARRTRCGRCDGTGMVQIDPCSDCRGSGSRRQARAFDVKLPPGTAAGTERVLTGLGEPGRFGGEPGDLRITVNVRPHPRLVRDGDDLRCDATISIAEAALGTRLSVPTVDGDAWLEVPAGIKSGTKLRLRGKGVPTAAGGKSSRRGDQLVLVTVETPAVPSGAAGERVRAALAALEEACNDTGALPRRSAERATPTRERS is encoded by the coding sequence GTGGCCGAACCCGATTACTACGCAGTGCTCGGAGTCGATGCGACGGCCAACGCCGACGACATCAAGAAGGCGTTTCGTCGCCTCACGCTGGAGTTCCACCCCGATCGCCACGCCGGTGATCCGCTCGCGGAGGATCGCTACCGGCAGATCAACGCCGCCTACGACACCCTGTCGGACCCGGCGCTGCGCGCCAAGTACGACGCACAGCGCCGCTTCGGTCAGCTCGATCTCAGCAAGGGCTTCGACGGCCAGAGCGCACGCGACCTGCTCGGCAACGTGTTCGGCGATGTGTTCGGCAACCGTCGCGCGCAGCGACGCAAGGGTCGCGACCTCCGCTACACCCTGAGCGTGGACCTCGCGGAGGCGGTGCTCGGCACCACGCAGGCGATCGGCTTCGAGGCCCCGGGCGTGTGCACGACCTGCAGCGGCAGCGGCACCAAGGCCGGCGGTCGGCCTGCGCAGACCTGTCCGAACTGCGGCGGCCGCGGCGAGGTGAAGGGTGAGGGCTTGTTTGCGCGGCGCACCCGCTGTGGCCGCTGTGATGGCACCGGAATGGTCCAGATCGATCCCTGCAGCGACTGTCGCGGCAGCGGCTCGCGCCGACAGGCCCGCGCGTTCGACGTGAAGCTGCCACCGGGCACCGCGGCTGGCACCGAGCGCGTGCTCACCGGGCTCGGCGAGCCGGGCCGCTTCGGCGGCGAGCCCGGCGACCTGCGCATCACCGTCAACGTGCGTCCGCACCCGCGGCTGGTCCGCGATGGTGACGACCTTCGCTGCGATGCCACCATCAGCATCGCCGAGGCCGCTCTGGGCACGCGGCTGTCGGTGCCGACGGTCGACGGCGACGCGTGGCTCGAGGTCCCCGCGGGCATCAAGAGCGGCACCAAGCTGCGGCTGCGGGGCAAGGGCGTGCCCACGGCCGCCGGCGGCAAGAGCTCGCGGCGGGGCGATCAGCTGGTGTTGGTGACCGTCGAGACGCCGGCGGTGCCCTCGGGTGCAGCGGGCGAGCGAGTCCGCGCTGCGCTGGCGGCCCTCGAGGAGGCCTGCAATGACACTGGCGCGCTGCCGCGACGCAGCGCCGAGCGTGCGACCCCGACGCGCGAGCGCAGCTGA
- the dnaK gene encoding molecular chaperone DnaK codes for MGGKSRIVGIDLGTTNSCVAVMDGDEVKIIPNAEGSRTTPSVVAFTEDGERMVGQIAKRQAITNPTNTVFAAKRLIGRKFAEPALQELIKLIPYKIVASANDDAWVNVWGRDHSPAEVGAAVLAKMKESAEAFLGEPVTRAIVTVPAYFNDAQRQATKDAGRIAGLEVERIINEPTAATLAYGLHRRSDNRIVAVYDLGGGTFDISLLELRGGVFEVLATAGDTFLGGEDFDNVIVNWCAQQFLAANGIDLRTEKLATQRLKEAAEKAKQELSFSLETEINLPFLAAKGGAPLHLQCTLSRRALEELTKTLVERTLEPCRQVLADAGLAVGEIDDVLLVGGQTRMPMVQARVKEFFGRDPNKGVNPDEVVAAGAAIQGAVLEGSVEGVLLLDVVPLNIGVETQGGVFSVLIPKNTTIPTRKSEVFSTTVDNQPIVNVHVLQGLREMADDNQSLARFQLADIPPAPRGVPQIQVTFDIDADGILGVSAKDLGTNRESKVRVTPSSGLTEEQLLNIAREAEVKRADDVAKRDLADLRNRAETLIYTCKRSLEAYGHALRDVDRHDIENDTARLEALLAGSASAVALRDALAALENSSHMIYEAMLAGSGSGSE; via the coding sequence ATGGGCGGCAAGTCGCGGATCGTCGGCATCGACCTCGGCACCACCAACTCCTGCGTGGCCGTCATGGACGGCGATGAGGTCAAGATCATCCCCAATGCCGAGGGCAGCCGCACGACCCCCAGCGTGGTCGCGTTCACCGAGGACGGCGAGCGCATGGTCGGTCAGATCGCCAAGCGTCAGGCGATCACCAACCCGACCAACACGGTGTTCGCGGCCAAGCGTCTGATCGGGCGCAAGTTCGCCGAGCCCGCGCTGCAGGAGCTCATCAAACTCATCCCGTACAAGATCGTCGCGTCCGCCAACGACGACGCGTGGGTCAACGTGTGGGGCCGCGATCACTCGCCCGCCGAGGTCGGCGCCGCCGTGCTCGCGAAGATGAAGGAATCGGCCGAGGCGTTCCTCGGCGAGCCGGTCACGCGGGCCATCGTCACGGTGCCGGCGTACTTCAACGACGCGCAGCGGCAGGCCACCAAGGACGCCGGTCGCATCGCCGGGCTCGAGGTCGAGCGCATCATCAACGAGCCCACCGCGGCGACGCTCGCCTACGGCCTGCATCGCCGCAGCGACAATCGCATCGTCGCGGTCTACGACCTCGGCGGCGGCACCTTCGACATCTCGCTGCTCGAGCTGCGCGGCGGCGTGTTCGAGGTGCTGGCCACCGCCGGCGACACCTTCCTGGGCGGCGAGGACTTCGACAACGTCATCGTCAACTGGTGCGCGCAGCAGTTCCTGGCCGCCAACGGCATCGACCTGCGCACCGAGAAGCTCGCGACCCAGCGGCTCAAGGAAGCCGCGGAGAAGGCCAAGCAGGAGCTCAGCTTCTCGCTCGAGACCGAGATCAATCTGCCGTTCCTCGCCGCCAAGGGCGGCGCGCCGCTGCACCTGCAGTGCACGCTCTCGCGGCGAGCGCTCGAGGAGCTGACCAAGACCCTGGTCGAGCGCACGCTCGAGCCGTGCCGGCAGGTGCTGGCCGACGCCGGCCTCGCGGTCGGCGAAATCGACGACGTGCTGCTGGTCGGTGGCCAGACCCGCATGCCCATGGTGCAGGCGCGGGTGAAGGAGTTCTTCGGGCGCGACCCCAACAAGGGCGTCAACCCCGACGAGGTGGTCGCGGCCGGGGCCGCGATCCAGGGCGCGGTGCTCGAGGGCTCGGTCGAGGGCGTGCTGCTGCTCGACGTCGTGCCGCTCAACATCGGCGTCGAGACCCAGGGCGGGGTGTTCTCGGTGCTGATCCCGAAGAACACCACCATCCCGACCCGCAAGTCCGAGGTCTTCAGCACCACGGTCGACAACCAGCCCATCGTCAACGTGCACGTGCTGCAGGGCCTGCGCGAGATGGCCGACGACAACCAGAGCCTGGCGCGCTTCCAGCTGGCCGACATCCCGCCGGCGCCGCGCGGCGTGCCGCAGATCCAAGTGACCTTCGACATCGACGCCGACGGCATCCTCGGCGTGTCGGCCAAGGACCTCGGCACCAACCGCGAGTCCAAGGTCCGCGTGACGCCATCGTCGGGCCTCACCGAGGAGCAGCTGCTGAACATCGCGCGCGAGGCCGAGGTCAAGCGCGCCGACGACGTTGCCAAGCGCGACCTCGCCGACCTGCGCAATCGGGCCGAGACCCTCATCTACACCTGCAAGCGCTCGCTCGAGGCCTACGGCCACGCGCTGCGCGACGTCGATCGGCACGACATCGAGAACGACACCGCGCGCCTCGAGGCACTGCTGGCCGGGAGCGCCTCGGCGGTGGCGCTACGCGACGCACTGGCCGCGCTCGAGAACTCGTCGCACATGATCTACGAGGCGATGCTGGCGGGCTCCGGCTCCGGCTCGGAGTGA
- the grpE gene encoding nucleotide exchange factor GrpE — translation MTNPKDPSSPDDLNDEINRAMAEAEAAVTAMEGDADNDDPAADTATGLAAAVVELETELQATKDRWLRAVADLENYKKRVRREVDDAQVQAVQKLLPSFLPTMDNLERALEAAGPGASIDQLVRGIQMVRDEFMGALRKHNIEPVISVGVAFDPAVHDALQQVDSPDHAPGVVVREFERGYRMGERLLRPARVVIAGPGSTGAPPAGTTDSEA, via the coding sequence ATGACGAACCCTAAGGACCCATCCTCTCCGGACGACCTCAACGACGAGATCAACCGCGCCATGGCCGAGGCCGAGGCAGCGGTGACCGCGATGGAGGGCGATGCCGACAACGACGACCCCGCGGCCGACACCGCGACCGGGCTCGCGGCCGCGGTGGTCGAGCTCGAGACCGAGCTGCAGGCGACCAAGGACCGCTGGCTGCGCGCGGTCGCCGACCTCGAGAACTACAAGAAGCGTGTGCGCCGCGAGGTCGACGACGCGCAGGTGCAGGCGGTGCAGAAGCTGCTGCCGTCGTTCCTGCCGACGATGGACAACCTCGAGCGCGCGCTCGAGGCCGCCGGCCCCGGCGCCAGCATCGACCAGCTCGTGCGTGGGATCCAGATGGTCCGCGACGAGTTCATGGGCGCGCTGCGCAAGCACAACATCGAGCCGGTGATCTCGGTCGGGGTCGCGTTCGATCCCGCGGTCCACGACGCGCTGCAGCAGGTCGACTCGCCCGATCACGCACCGGGCGTGGTCGTGCGGGAGTTCGAGCGCGGCTATCGCATGGGCGAGCGGCTGCTGCGACCCGCACGGGTGGTGATCGCCGGCCCGGGCTCGACCGGCGCACCGCCGGCGGGGACGACGGACTCGGAGGCCTGA
- a CDS encoding coproporphyrinogen III oxidase family protein, with translation MTAAPADGDARREPSLDEDRGWGLYVHVPFCARHCPYCDFDFVVGRRPDWRSFVDGLQRELDARADRLPTTPPRTVYLGGGTPSLVGREGLAAVVGRVRAATPWRALDEFTVELNPEHVDDALVDGLRSLGVDRVSLGVQSFEPGALAQLGRVHDAAAARHAVAAAIAADLRVSIDLIVGYPGQSADALARDLETTVALGVGHVSIYALDIPAEVPWTKLVRRGLRVLPDDDAQADALLACEAALVGAGLRHYEVASYARPGQHAQHNASYWRAIDYVGLGPSAASARYDRDGAVHRRTNARTLAAWSSGAPPSCESLSPAATAREALWLGLRRLDGFDEAAWRRRWPDAAACDGAIELALARGDLVRDGRGLRVAAARWLQHDRIAVDLL, from the coding sequence ATGACCGCCGCGCCGGCGGACGGCGACGCGCGGCGCGAACCGAGCCTCGACGAGGACCGAGGCTGGGGCCTGTACGTGCACGTGCCGTTCTGCGCGCGGCACTGCCCGTACTGCGACTTCGACTTCGTGGTCGGACGGCGCCCCGACTGGCGCTCGTTCGTCGATGGCCTCCAGCGCGAGCTCGATGCGCGCGCCGACCGGCTGCCGACCACGCCGCCGCGCACGGTCTACCTCGGCGGTGGCACACCGAGCCTGGTGGGGCGCGAGGGGCTCGCGGCCGTCGTGGGCCGCGTGCGCGCCGCGACGCCGTGGCGTGCACTCGACGAGTTCACCGTCGAGCTCAACCCCGAGCACGTCGACGACGCGCTCGTCGACGGCCTGCGTTCGCTCGGCGTCGATCGGGTCTCGCTCGGCGTGCAGAGCTTCGAGCCCGGGGCGCTCGCACAGCTCGGTCGCGTCCACGATGCCGCGGCAGCGCGGCACGCCGTGGCGGCGGCGATCGCTGCCGACCTGCGCGTGAGCATCGATCTGATCGTCGGCTACCCCGGGCAGTCGGCCGACGCGTTGGCCCGCGACCTCGAGACCACGGTCGCGCTCGGGGTCGGCCACGTGTCGATCTACGCGCTCGACATCCCGGCCGAGGTGCCGTGGACCAAGCTCGTGCGCCGCGGTCTGCGGGTGCTGCCCGACGACGACGCGCAGGCCGACGCGCTGCTGGCCTGCGAGGCCGCGCTGGTCGGGGCCGGGCTACGGCACTACGAGGTCGCCAGCTACGCACGGCCCGGGCAGCACGCGCAGCACAACGCCAGCTACTGGCGCGCGATCGACTACGTCGGCCTCGGTCCCTCGGCGGCGTCGGCCCGCTACGATCGCGACGGTGCGGTCCATCGCCGCACCAATGCGCGCACGCTGGCGGCGTGGTCGAGCGGTGCGCCGCCGAGCTGCGAGTCGCTGTCGCCGGCCGCGACCGCCCGCGAGGCGCTGTGGCTGGGGCTGCGCCGACTCGACGGCTTCGACGAGGCCGCCTGGCGCCGGCGCTGGCCCGACGCCGCCGCCTGCGACGGCGCGATCGAGCTCGCGCTCGCGCGGGGCGATCTCGTGCGCGATGGCAGGGGCCTGCGGGTCGCGGCGGCGCGATGGCTGCAGCACGACCGCATCGCCGTCGATCTGTTGTGA
- a CDS encoding protein kinase produces MSNIEPTPFGDKYVLVEHIATGGMAEIYRAQYAGIEGFAKELVVKTLRQEFAARPEVVGMFLDEARVAATLTHNNVVHTYDLGELGGEYFIAMELLKGEELVNVMRRAAAAGRGIPLELSIGIIMQSCEGLHYVHSRTTEDGTPLGLVHRDINPTNIHVGYDGVCKILDFGIAATRASAVAKKGQVAGKLSYMAPEQLLGHPIDQRADIFPLGVVLYELCLGRRLFRGAREEVTRRVLEGDIPAPTFVDPKFPPALEAIIMRALEVDPADRYQNCDHFFRDLEAFLTEAGLSWTPRRLSAVMSELFGEGAPANVDYDDEYSDLDQALDFAAFDAVPEAGDDDVPEWARTVEAGNPQPRKRPMTIGNIEALVSQARFDESAPHPVARDVPPPTASPPARPPKPTGASEDAREGADPTRSGVHRAVQAPEGDRSRRRPGTGSRPVVRPARNPTPGSGRHPVATTGPLAAIAPDAASGRTFGHSVVSDESKRGGSWVWILGLLAVSGLGYVAYALFTTK; encoded by the coding sequence TTGAGCAACATCGAGCCCACGCCCTTCGGTGACAAGTACGTCCTGGTCGAGCACATCGCGACCGGCGGCATGGCCGAGATCTATCGCGCGCAGTATGCCGGCATCGAGGGCTTCGCGAAGGAGCTCGTGGTCAAGACGCTGCGGCAGGAGTTCGCGGCGCGGCCCGAGGTCGTGGGCATGTTCCTCGACGAGGCCCGGGTCGCGGCGACGCTGACCCACAACAACGTCGTCCACACCTACGACCTCGGCGAGCTCGGCGGCGAGTACTTCATCGCGATGGAGCTGCTCAAGGGCGAGGAGCTCGTCAACGTGATGCGCCGCGCGGCGGCGGCCGGGCGCGGCATCCCGCTGGAGCTGTCGATCGGCATCATCATGCAGTCGTGCGAGGGGCTGCACTACGTGCACAGCCGCACCACCGAGGACGGCACGCCGCTCGGCCTGGTCCACCGCGACATCAACCCCACCAACATCCACGTCGGCTACGACGGCGTGTGCAAGATCCTCGACTTCGGCATCGCTGCCACCCGCGCGTCGGCGGTCGCCAAGAAGGGACAGGTCGCCGGCAAGCTGTCGTACATGGCGCCCGAGCAGCTGCTCGGCCACCCCATCGATCAGCGCGCCGACATCTTCCCGCTCGGGGTCGTGCTCTACGAGCTATGCCTCGGCCGTCGACTCTTCCGCGGCGCCCGCGAAGAGGTCACGCGCCGCGTGCTCGAGGGCGACATCCCGGCACCGACCTTCGTCGATCCGAAGTTCCCGCCCGCGCTCGAGGCGATCATCATGCGGGCGCTCGAGGTCGATCCCGCCGATCGCTACCAGAACTGCGATCACTTCTTCCGCGACCTCGAGGCCTTCCTCACCGAGGCGGGGCTGTCGTGGACACCGCGGCGATTGAGCGCCGTGATGTCGGAGCTGTTCGGCGAGGGCGCACCCGCCAACGTCGACTACGACGACGAGTACAGCGACCTCGATCAGGCACTCGACTTCGCCGCCTTCGATGCCGTGCCGGAGGCCGGCGACGACGACGTGCCCGAGTGGGCCCGCACGGTCGAGGCCGGCAATCCCCAGCCACGCAAGCGGCCGATGACGATCGGCAACATCGAGGCACTGGTCAGCCAGGCCCGCTTCGACGAATCGGCACCGCACCCGGTGGCGCGCGACGTGCCGCCGCCGACCGCATCGCCGCCGGCGCGTCCGCCCAAGCCCACGGGCGCGAGCGAGGACGCGCGCGAGGGCGCTGACCCGACCCGGTCGGGGGTCCACCGCGCGGTGCAGGCACCGGAGGGCGATCGTTCGCGCCGACGCCCGGGCACCGGCTCGCGGCCCGTGGTCCGGCCCGCGCGCAACCCGACCCCGGGCTCGGGACGGCACCCGGTGGCGACCACCGGACCGTTGGCCGCAATCGCACCCGATGCCGCCAGTGGGCGCACCTTCGGACACTCGGTGGTGAGTGACGAGTCCAAGCGCGGCGGCAGCTGGGTGTGGATCCTCGGCCTCCTGGCCGTGTCGGGACTGGGCTACGTCGCCTATGCCCTGTTCACCACCAAGTGA
- a CDS encoding NAD(P)-dependent glycerol-3-phosphate dehydrogenase — protein sequence MAAAGDAGGQGSKGRVAVLGAGSWGTALAIHLARRGYDTQLWARSAEHVEQMQDQRRNTRYLPDAPFPASLHATASMRDAVAGAELVVCAIPSHAMRDAIRALATVVGDPPPYYLIAAKGIEVDSLASMHEVLHDELPPVHRERVAALGGPSFAAEVAAGLPTTVVVAAHSEDVRLAVQRMLSGDGIRAYVTDDVVGVELGGVLKNVIALAAGIGDGAGLGQNARAGLITRGLAEISRLATKLGAHPATLSGLAGMGDLVLTCTGGLSRNRRVGIALGQGRTLDEILTEMGMVAEGVKNTLSAHRLAAREQVEMPLVATMHAILYGGLAVRDAVDALMGRALRAEREW from the coding sequence ATGGCGGCGGCAGGCGACGCGGGCGGGCAGGGGTCGAAGGGGCGCGTGGCCGTGCTCGGCGCGGGCAGCTGGGGCACTGCGCTGGCGATCCACCTCGCGCGTCGCGGCTACGACACGCAGCTGTGGGCGCGCTCGGCCGAGCACGTCGAGCAGATGCAGGACCAACGCAGGAACACGCGCTACCTGCCCGATGCTCCGTTCCCCGCGTCGCTGCACGCGACCGCGTCGATGCGCGACGCCGTCGCGGGCGCCGAGCTGGTGGTGTGCGCGATCCCTTCCCATGCGATGCGCGACGCGATCCGAGCGCTCGCGACGGTGGTCGGTGATCCGCCGCCCTACTATTTGATCGCCGCCAAGGGCATCGAGGTCGACTCGCTCGCGAGCATGCACGAGGTGCTGCATGACGAGCTCCCGCCGGTGCATCGCGAGCGCGTCGCGGCACTGGGCGGGCCCAGCTTCGCGGCCGAGGTCGCTGCCGGGCTGCCGACCACGGTGGTGGTCGCGGCCCACTCCGAGGACGTGCGCCTGGCCGTGCAGCGCATGCTCTCGGGTGACGGCATCCGGGCCTACGTCACCGACGATGTCGTCGGCGTCGAGCTCGGTGGCGTGCTCAAGAACGTCATCGCGTTGGCCGCGGGCATCGGCGACGGTGCGGGTCTCGGACAGAACGCGCGCGCGGGCCTCATCACCCGCGGGCTCGCGGAGATCAGCCGCCTGGCGACCAAGCTCGGTGCCCACCCGGCCACGTTGTCGGGCCTCGCAGGCATGGGAGATCTGGTGTTGACCTGCACCGGCGGACTCTCTCGCAACCGCCGTGTCGGCATCGCGCTGGGGCAGGGTCGCACGCTCGACGAGATCCTCACCGAGATGGGCATGGTCGCCGAGGGCGTGAAGAACACGCTGTCGGCCCACCGACTGGCCGCGCGCGAGCAGGTCGAGATGCCGCTCGTCGCGACCATGCACGCCATCCTCTACGGCGGACTCGCAGTGCGCGATGCGGTCGATGCCCTCATGGGCCGGGCGCTCCGCGCGGAGCGAGAGTGGTGA
- a CDS encoding sigma-70 family RNA polymerase sigma factor, which produces MAADSRDDSTLLSAWREGDAHAGNELLRRHFVAVYRFFSANLSQAGRDVDPEDLTQRTFEACITRRDAVQTDFRAYVFGVARRLLYLEWKRRKGVGDVVSPSVADIRDVRTSPSVAVARLDEQKLFLKALEVLPAEFRAVLERFYWEDRPIAEIADELGVALGTVKSRLFRGKAMLRDSLLNSKAPPALLQSAVLRLDARVIEGEPDGG; this is translated from the coding sequence GTGGCCGCCGACAGCCGTGACGACAGCACACTGCTCTCGGCCTGGCGCGAGGGCGATGCCCACGCCGGCAACGAGCTGCTGCGACGGCACTTCGTGGCGGTGTACCGCTTCTTCTCGGCCAACCTCTCGCAGGCCGGACGCGACGTCGACCCCGAGGATCTGACGCAGCGCACCTTCGAGGCCTGCATCACGCGCCGCGACGCGGTGCAGACCGACTTCCGCGCGTACGTCTTCGGGGTTGCGCGGCGCCTGCTCTACCTCGAGTGGAAGCGCCGCAAGGGCGTCGGCGACGTGGTCTCGCCGTCGGTCGCCGACATCCGCGACGTGCGGACTTCACCGTCGGTGGCGGTCGCGCGACTCGACGAGCAGAAGCTGTTCCTCAAGGCGCTCGAGGTGCTGCCCGCGGAGTTCCGAGCGGTGCTCGAGCGCTTCTACTGGGAGGACCGGCCGATCGCCGAGATCGCCGACGAGCTCGGCGTGGCGCTCGGGACCGTGAAGAGCCGGCTGTTCCGCGGCAAGGCGATGCTGCGCGACTCGTTGCTCAACAGCAAGGCCCCGCCCGCGCTGCTGCAATCGGCGGTGCTGCGCCTCGATGCCCGGGTCATCGAGGGCGAGCCCGACGGCGGCTGA